The Saliniradius amylolyticus DNA segment GGACCCAGTCTTTCTCCACCAATTGCTCGATGATCTTATCGCCCAGACCATCGATATCCAGTGCTTTACGAGAGGCAAAGTGCTTTAAGGCTTCCTTACGCTGAGCACGGCAGTATAGGCCGCCGGTACAACGTGCGACCGCCTCGGCTTCGAGCTTTTCGATGCGCGAGTCACAAATGGGGCACTGCTGGGGAAACACTATCTCGCGGGCATTATCAGGTCGCTTGTCCTTAAACACCGACACCACCTGAGGGATCACATCTCCGGCCCGACGAATGCTGATAGTATCGCCGATGCAGATCCCAAGACGCTTGATCTCATCCTGGTTGTGCAAAGTGGCGTTAGACACGGTCACCCCACCGACAGATACGGGTTTCAGTCGCGCTACCGGAGTAATGGCACCGGTGCGGCCCACCTGAAACTCCACATCCACAAGCTCGGTGATCTCCTCCTGAGCCGGGAATTTCCAGGCAATGGCCCAGCGCGGCGCACGAGCCACAAAACCCAGGGCTTCCTGAGTCTCAATATCGTTGACCTTATAGACGATACCGTCGATGTCATAATCGAGCCGTTCACGGCGTTCCAGTAACTGTTCGTAGTAGGCCTTACACTCGGCCATATCCTTGGCGGTATCGGTTTCCGGACACAGCGGCAGGCCCCAGCTCTTGAGCTGCTGCAAACGCTCAAACTGGCCCGCGGCCAACTCAACTTGCCCGCCTTCCACTAACCCCATGGAATAAGCGTAAAACATCAAAGGCCGTTTAGCGGTAATGCGCGAGTCCAGTTGCCTAAGGCTACCGGCGGCGGCGTTTCTGGGGTTAGCAAATACCTTGTTGCCCGCCTTGCGCTGATTGTCGTTGAGCCTTTCGAAGCCCCTGTGGGTCATAAAGACCTCGCCGCGCACTTCCACCCGGACTGGCAGATCATCACCACGCAGCTTGAGCGGGATGTTTTTAATGGTTTTGACGTTTTCGGTAATGTTCTCGCCGGTGCGACCGTCGCCGCGCGTGGCGCCGCGCACCAGCACGCCATTTTCATAGAGCAAACTGACTGCCAGACCATCCAGTTTAGGCTCGCAGCAGAACTTAAGGTTGTCGTCCTGCTTTAACCGGTCGCTGATGCGCTTACGAAAGGCCTTAAAGCTGTCCTCATCGAAGGCATTATCCAATGACAGCATGGGCACTTCGTGGGCCACTTCGTCAAATTCCGATAAGGGTGCGGCCCCTACCTTCTGGGTCGGTGAGTCGGCGGTTTTTAATTCCGGATGCCCGGCCTCGAGCTGTTTCAGCTCTTCCATTAACCGGTCGTATTCGGCGTCCGGCACGCTGGGGTCATCCAGCACATAATACTGATAGTTGTAGTCGTTCAGGGTTTGCTTTAGAGAATCAATGCGTTGCTTGACGTTATCTGACATAGGGCTACCAATAGACAAAGGCGGCGGGCGCCGCCCGGAAAAGCGTTAACGATTACGACGGATCATACGGCGACGTTCAAATTCGCGGATTTTCTCCACATATTGCTGCACACTCTGCTTGGTCAGGGCGCTGCGTCGCCCATCCAGCACCTGAGCCCCAAACTCATCGGCCAGTTTGCGAGCCGCATTGTGCATCATATTAAACACCTGATGAGGGTCACCATCGATGGGCAGGATCATAAACAGCGATACGCCCTGCGTAGTGAAATGCTCCATGTTATCGATATCAAACACGCCCGGCTTAAACATATTGGCCAGGCTGAACAACACCGGTCCCTTGCCATTGCTGTTTACATGGCGGTGGAAGATATCCTGATCACCAAACTTAAAACCCAGAGTCAAAAGCGCCGGTAATAAAGCATCACCGGTAATGGGCTTACCATCGGGAGTTTTTACATTCAGCACCAGTACTTCCTGCTCTTCGGGCGGCACATCCTCAGCAGGCTTGGACTCAGCGACCTTGGGCTCCTCTTTGGGCTGGTCATCGAAGTCCATAGTGATCTGGTCTTCTTTGACCTTGGGCGTGCGACGCTTACGATTTTTGGAGGCAGAGCGACTGAACCCCTGACGCGCACGCTCAGCCAGGCTGGGGGCTTTCTTTTGCTCGGGCTCAGGCTCACTGGCGACAGTCTCCGGCTCAGACTCAGGCTGTTGCGCCTCAAATTTAGGCTCTGGCTCGGCTACCGATGTGGGCAGATCTCCGAATGTGGGCTCTTTACGCTCCGGCTTCACTGCCGCGGCGGGCTTGTGTTGCTCTGGCGCTTCAAACTGGTCGCCCGACTCGAACTTAGGTCCGGTGTCTTGCTCTGTAATTTCTGGTTTGTCAGTCGTGGGCGTCTGGTGCTCCGTCTTATCCGACACCTCTGGTGCTGACCGAGACTCTGATACCGTCTCCTGTTGCTGAGATTCACTTGCGTCCGGCGCGGATTCACGGCTTTGTGTTTTTGGCGTGTCTTTAAGCATAAAGGCCGGAGGTTCCGGCATATCCGGCTCGTCATTGTGGACTGCATCGGACTCCGATGGTTCTTCAACCGGTTTGAATTCCGGCTCCTGACGCGCTTCACGGCTGACCACCCGCACCGGCCCCAGCCCCAGTTCGTCCAGTTCTTGCTCATAAGACGACGATTGGAAATCCGAGTCGCTGTTCTCTTCTTGCTGCTCGCTCTGCTTGTGCTCAATTTGGCCGCCAGGCTTGTCGTCTTTACGACGCTGCTTTCGCACCGTCCATAAGCCATGGGCCAAAATCCCGGCTATTGCCAGCGCCCCGAAAACTAAAAATGTCAGACGTAGTTCTTCCATCGTCACTTATTATAATTCGGCGAGGGCCACGGCTTCATCCACATCCACTGACACCATCCGAGACACACCGGGCTCGGCCATGGTGACGCCAGTAAGATGAGTCGCCATCTCCATCGCAATCTTGTTATGGGTGATATAAATAAATTGCACACTCTTGGACATCTCGGAGACCAGCTTACAAAAGCGCCCCACGTTGGCGTCATCCAGCGGTGCATCCACTTCATCCAGCAAGCAAAACGGCGCTGGATTGAGTCGGAAAATTGCAAACACCAATGATAAAGCGGTCAGGGCTTTTTCTCCACCACTGAGAAGGTGAATAGTGCTATTTTTCTTGCCCGGTGGTCTCGCCATGATGGTAACACCGGTTTCTAACAAGTCATCATCGGTGAGGTCCAGATAGGCCGCACCGCCGCCGAACACCTTGGGGAACAGCATTTTCAGGTCTTCATTGACCTGCTCGAAGGTCTCCTTAAAGCGGGCTCGGGTTTCCCGGTCGATCTTACGAATGGCCGACTCCAGAGTTTCCAGCGCCTCGTTCAGATCCTGCTGCTGAGTATCCAGATGCGCCTTACGCTCTGCCTGAGACTCATATTCTTCCACAGCGGCCAGGTTTACCGCGCCCAGGCGGGAGACCGCCGCGGTGGTCTTATCCAGCGCCTGTTGCCAGACGTCTTCTTCCGCCTCGGGGTCAAGGTTTTCCAGCACCGGCTTTAACGCCTGATCCATTTCCTGAAGTTGCTCCAAAACCGAATTGGCCCGTACCCGGTGGCCTTCGTATTCCAGCTGCAGGCTCTGTCGCTGCTCTTTCATTTGCGCGATCTTATCCTGTACGCCTTGTTGGTCTTTCTGGGCGTCGGTCAACCACTGTTCCACCTCGGCCAGGGATTCATTGAGCTGGCCTTTTTGCTGTTCCAGTTCGCCCTGCTGCTCCAACAACAATTGCAACTCTTCCCCCTGCTCGCCAATGGGCATTTCCAGCTCCATCAGCTCTTCGCGCAGCGCTTGCTGGCGCTCCTGCACCTGAGTCAGTTGTTCTTTATGCCGGTGAATGCCCTGCTCGGCGTTTTGATACTGGTTTTGCAGCTGCTGGCGCTGCATGGCCTTGTCATGGGCCTGCGAGCGCAGGCTGTTGTGTTGTTCCCTGAGCTGAATTAGCTGGCTTTGCAGTTGCTCACGTTCATTTTCTACACTCTGCTGAGTGGATTGCTGCTCTTCCAGTTGTAAACTCAGCTCTTCCACTTGCTCTGCCAATTGAGAGACCTGCTCCTGGTCCTGCTCAATCTCATCAAGCTGACGCTGGTATTGCTGCTCCAAACGAGTGTGGGTGTCTTGCAGACTTTGATACTGTTGCTGCACGTGCTCGGTCTGCTGTTTAAGGGACGCAGCCTGTAATTCCTGTTGGCGATGGTCGTGACGTTTTTCGGCCAGCGCCTCTTCGGCCTGCTCCAGGCTGTGTTGGGCGTGCTGCACCTGCTCGTCCAATTGTGTTTCCCGAGCTTCTAAATTCGCCAGTTCGCCCTGCAACTGACGAATCTCGCTGGCCCGGTCGAGCATACCGGCATTCTGCTCGGCCACGCCCTGAACCTGCCAGTCCGGCCCCTGCCACAAGCCTTGGGCGGTAATGACACTTTGCCCCGCTGGTAATTCGCTTAAAAGTTGTTTCGCCTGCTCGCCCGACTCGGCACAGTGGATCTGGGTCAGCCAACCCGGTACCTGCTCGCTTAACACCTTCGCTGCCAACGTCCCGCCAGGCTTATTCCGGGTAAAGCCTTCGGCAAAGAGCCAGCGGCTACCGGCGATATCGGGGCTCTGTCCCTGTGTGATCACGGGAGTGGCCAGCCACTGAGACAGTGCCGTTTCCAGAGCTTTTTCCCAGCCCGGTTCGGCACTGATCATCTGCCAGGCCTGTTTAACGGGCTCGTCCTGACTCTCAAGCCAGTCATTGATGGCATCGCCCTGCTCGGCGGCCGATTCCTGTAACGTCTTTAATGAGGTCAGACGTGCCTTGCTCTGCTGACGCTGCTCACGGCAGTCCTGCCACTGTTGATGGGCCTGCTGTAGCTTAGCCTTGGCCTGCTCGGCGTGTTCTAGGGCCTGGTTGACCTCTTCCTGACCTTTTTGATGCTGCTGTTCAGCCTCTCTATGCTGTGCTTGCAGACGTGTTAATTGCTGCTCAAGTTCACCGCCATCCAGTTCACCGAGTTGCTGCTGTAATTCCTCGGCACGCTGGCGGGCACGGCTGATAAGTGTCTGCTGGGACTGGATCTGCTGCTGTTTGCCGCTGAGCTGTTGTTGCTGTTGGTAAAACGCCTGTTCCTGTGCTCGCCAACCGGCGTTTTTCTCCGCCATCTGCTGCTCTAACGAGGCCAACCGCTCGGCCACATCCTCGGTCTGCTCGTTAAGCAGCTCCGCTTCCGGACCGACCTCTTCGAGCTGCCACTGGCATTGCTCCAGCTGTTCCTGCTGTTCGCCTAAGGCGCTCTGATGCTGTTCCAACTCGCCCGCCAGACGGGACAGTTCCTGCTCTATTTGCTGCTTGCGCTGACGGCTGTGGAGCTGAGTCTGCTCGATACGGGTAATCTCGTTACCCAGCTTAAACATCTGATTTTGCAGCGTATCCAGTCGTTGTTTGAGATCGTCCTGGCGCTGCTGATGCTCGATGATGCCGCGCTCGTCACCGCGCTGCTGAGCGATAAACTGTTCGATGTCGGTATCCTGCCTGGCCATGCGCTGGTCCAGCTCGTCCATCAGCTTGTTGTATTTCAGCCAGCGCAGCGCCGCCAGTTCGGTTTTGTATTTACGCTCATCGGCTTTAAGGGCCTTATAGCGCTTAGCCGCAGCGGCCTGTCGCTGAAGTTTTTGCAACTGCTGATCCAACTCGGTGAGTACATCTTCCAGTCGCTCCAGATTCTCGCGGGTGTGCCTGATGCGATTTTCCGTCTCCCGTCGGCGCTCCTTGTATTTGGAGATGCCCGCCGCCTCTTCGATAAACACCCGAAGCTCCTGAGGCTTGGACTCAATCAGGCGCGAGATCATGCCCTGTTCGATAATGGCGTAGCTGCGCGGACCCAGGCCCGTGCCCAAGAAGAGGTCGGTTACATCCCGGCGGCGGCATTTACTGCTGTTCAGGTAATAATTTGACTGGGCATCGCGGGTCACCACCCGCTTGACCGACAGCTCGTTATAGCTGGCGTATTCGCCCTGGATGCGGCCGGAGGAGTTGTCAAACACCAGCTCCACACTGCACTGCGAGACCGGCTTACGCGCCGAAGATCCGTTAAAAATCACATCGGTCATGGCATCGCCGCGCAGGTTTTTGGCCGAGCTTTCTCCTAATACCCAGCGCACCGCATCGATCACATTGGACTTTCCACAGCCGTTCGGACCGACAATGGCGGTCATGTCGTCCGGAAAGGGGATGGCTGTAGGGTCCACAAAAGACTTGAACCCGGCCAGCTTGATTCGTTTCAGCCGCATGGATGGAGTTAGCGCTATTATTATTGTTCGCTGTAAGTCACCTGACTCTACCAAAAGTCACGATCTGTAACAATTGAACCTGTGGTATCTGCCCCCATGCTTAGGTACTCTCTGAATAAAAGCAACAACAAGGACTCAGCACTATGCAGACACAGCCCAAGAGCGGCCCCGCCTACTTTATGCAAGGCTTTGACTTGATCTTCACCAAGGGTCTCAAGCGATTTGTGTTTATCCCGTTGATGGTCAACCTGCTGCTGTTTTCGGTGGCCTTTTATTATCTGTTCCAGCAAATTGACCCGGCCATTAACTGGGTACTGGGCTTTATTCCCGGCTTTTTAAGCTGGTTGCGCGATGCGCTGATCTACATTCTCTGGCCGCTGGCAGTACTGATGATACTGGTGACTTTCTCCTACCTGTTTACCACCATCGCCAACTTTATTGCCGCGCCCTTTAACGGCATGTTGGCCGAGAAGGTGGAAAAAAAACTTAGCGGCCGCACTCTGAACGACGAAGGGCTAGTGGGCCTGATGAAAGATGTGCCGCGCACTGTGGGACGCGAGTGGACTAAGCTCGTGTACTACATTCCCCGCGCTATTGGCTTTCTGATCCTGTGGTTTTTACTGCCGGTGGTGGGCCAAATCATCTGGTTTATCTTTACGGCGTGGATGATGGCCATTCAGTATCTGGACTATCCGTTCGATAACCACAAGGTGACCTTTCGCGAGATGCGCAACCAGCTCAGCCGCCGCAAGGGTAAATCCATCGGCTTTGGTGCCACCGTTGCGCTGTTTTCCATGATTCCCATCGTCAACTTCCTGGTGATGCCGGTGGCGGTCTGCGGTGCCACTGCCATGTGGGTGGATGAGATTCGTAAAGATACCCTCTGAGTCATAACACCATACCGGGGGCCCTGCTATGACAGGGTCCTCGCTATTTGGCCACTGGAAGGGCAACATACCCGGCTAACTCCCAGCCCGCAGTGATTTGGAAAATGCCACCACTGCCATAATCCCCACAAGACCCGATCCCAACCCTGCCAAATTTGCATAGATGAGCGAGAACACGACACCGATTGCAAATGTCGAGCTCATCCTCGCGCCCTCCGCTATTGGCGCCCAGAGCTCAAATACAAGGTAGATATAAGCCAGATAACTGCCAACCAAACTGGCCCATGCACCGATTTTTGCCTGTTTGTTATGCACCATGTGATACAGGCCCAGAAACAGCAGTGGAATCACCAATGGCACAAGGTTAAACAAAAGATTGCCCATATATTCCCAAAAGGTAAAAGGCAGGTAACTTCTTAAGTGGGGAAAAATGGTTGCCTTTATGAGATCACCATTGGCCGTGAGAAAACACAGTAGTAAAACAAGATAATAGCCTTT contains these protein-coding regions:
- the ligA gene encoding NAD-dependent DNA ligase LigA, which produces MSDNVKQRIDSLKQTLNDYNYQYYVLDDPSVPDAEYDRLMEELKQLEAGHPELKTADSPTQKVGAAPLSEFDEVAHEVPMLSLDNAFDEDSFKAFRKRISDRLKQDDNLKFCCEPKLDGLAVSLLYENGVLVRGATRGDGRTGENITENVKTIKNIPLKLRGDDLPVRVEVRGEVFMTHRGFERLNDNQRKAGNKVFANPRNAAAGSLRQLDSRITAKRPLMFYAYSMGLVEGGQVELAAGQFERLQQLKSWGLPLCPETDTAKDMAECKAYYEQLLERRERLDYDIDGIVYKVNDIETQEALGFVARAPRWAIAWKFPAQEEITELVDVEFQVGRTGAITPVARLKPVSVGGVTVSNATLHNQDEIKRLGICIGDTISIRRAGDVIPQVVSVFKDKRPDNAREIVFPQQCPICDSRIEKLEAEAVARCTGGLYCRAQRKEALKHFASRKALDIDGLGDKIIEQLVEKDWVHSPDELFGLDVTQLSSLERMGDKSAANLVKALDKAKHTSLPRFLYSLGIREVGEATAQNLALHFQTLEAIRQASAEALQEVNDVGEVVALHIVNFFAEAHNREVVDKLLAAGLQWPEIEAPSEGEQPLEGQTFVLTGTLSTLGRNDAKAILQTLGAKVSGSVSAKTHCLVAGEKAGSKLTKANELGVKVMSEDEMLALFEQHGVAP
- the zipA gene encoding cell division protein ZipA, whose amino-acid sequence is MEELRLTFLVFGALAIAGILAHGLWTVRKQRRKDDKPGGQIEHKQSEQQEENSDSDFQSSSYEQELDELGLGPVRVVSREARQEPEFKPVEEPSESDAVHNDEPDMPEPPAFMLKDTPKTQSRESAPDASESQQQETVSESRSAPEVSDKTEHQTPTTDKPEITEQDTGPKFESGDQFEAPEQHKPAAAVKPERKEPTFGDLPTSVAEPEPKFEAQQPESEPETVASEPEPEQKKAPSLAERARQGFSRSASKNRKRRTPKVKEDQITMDFDDQPKEEPKVAESKPAEDVPPEEQEVLVLNVKTPDGKPITGDALLPALLTLGFKFGDQDIFHRHVNSNGKGPVLFSLANMFKPGVFDIDNMEHFTTQGVSLFMILPIDGDPHQVFNMMHNAARKLADEFGAQVLDGRRSALTKQSVQQYVEKIREFERRRMIRRNR
- the smc gene encoding chromosome segregation protein SMC; translation: MRLKRIKLAGFKSFVDPTAIPFPDDMTAIVGPNGCGKSNVIDAVRWVLGESSAKNLRGDAMTDVIFNGSSARKPVSQCSVELVFDNSSGRIQGEYASYNELSVKRVVTRDAQSNYYLNSSKCRRRDVTDLFLGTGLGPRSYAIIEQGMISRLIESKPQELRVFIEEAAGISKYKERRRETENRIRHTRENLERLEDVLTELDQQLQKLQRQAAAAKRYKALKADERKYKTELAALRWLKYNKLMDELDQRMARQDTDIEQFIAQQRGDERGIIEHQQRQDDLKQRLDTLQNQMFKLGNEITRIEQTQLHSRQRKQQIEQELSRLAGELEQHQSALGEQQEQLEQCQWQLEEVGPEAELLNEQTEDVAERLASLEQQMAEKNAGWRAQEQAFYQQQQQLSGKQQQIQSQQTLISRARQRAEELQQQLGELDGGELEQQLTRLQAQHREAEQQHQKGQEEVNQALEHAEQAKAKLQQAHQQWQDCREQRQQSKARLTSLKTLQESAAEQGDAINDWLESQDEPVKQAWQMISAEPGWEKALETALSQWLATPVITQGQSPDIAGSRWLFAEGFTRNKPGGTLAAKVLSEQVPGWLTQIHCAESGEQAKQLLSELPAGQSVITAQGLWQGPDWQVQGVAEQNAGMLDRASEIRQLQGELANLEARETQLDEQVQHAQHSLEQAEEALAEKRHDHRQQELQAASLKQQTEHVQQQYQSLQDTHTRLEQQYQRQLDEIEQDQEQVSQLAEQVEELSLQLEEQQSTQQSVENEREQLQSQLIQLREQHNSLRSQAHDKAMQRQQLQNQYQNAEQGIHRHKEQLTQVQERQQALREELMELEMPIGEQGEELQLLLEQQGELEQQKGQLNESLAEVEQWLTDAQKDQQGVQDKIAQMKEQRQSLQLEYEGHRVRANSVLEQLQEMDQALKPVLENLDPEAEEDVWQQALDKTTAAVSRLGAVNLAAVEEYESQAERKAHLDTQQQDLNEALETLESAIRKIDRETRARFKETFEQVNEDLKMLFPKVFGGGAAYLDLTDDDLLETGVTIMARPPGKKNSTIHLLSGGEKALTALSLVFAIFRLNPAPFCLLDEVDAPLDDANVGRFCKLVSEMSKSVQFIYITHNKIAMEMATHLTGVTMAEPGVSRMVSVDVDEAVALAEL
- the cysZ gene encoding sulfate transporter CysZ, whose protein sequence is MQTQPKSGPAYFMQGFDLIFTKGLKRFVFIPLMVNLLLFSVAFYYLFQQIDPAINWVLGFIPGFLSWLRDALIYILWPLAVLMILVTFSYLFTTIANFIAAPFNGMLAEKVEKKLSGRTLNDEGLVGLMKDVPRTVGREWTKLVYYIPRAIGFLILWFLLPVVGQIIWFIFTAWMMAIQYLDYPFDNHKVTFREMRNQLSRRKGKSIGFGATVALFSMIPIVNFLVMPVAVCGATAMWVDEIRKDTL